The DNA segment TTTTAGAAGACCTTGATAGCGTAATTTAGAAATGAGAATAGTAGGTTAGACTTAAATGACCTCTTAAATAATACAGCCAAAAAGTATACAACAACCTTTTGCATTTCTCTTATCAAGATCGCTTAAGCGACATCTATGGGTCAAGgtacaaaataaattccaacATTTTCGTCTTTACTCTAAAGATTTTTGATTATTTCGATCTTTCATTTAGACTTATTAGACTATCAGTTTGCATTCGTTATTTCGATCGCGACATGAAAAGTTGTGCGCGAATtatctataaaaaatatatatacaaaaatgggAGACACTAATAAAAATAcgatgtaaatatatttttttattaatactaCTTGTTGAAAGTGAAACGTTTGTGAATCGTTTAAGTTtctttacaaaattattacataaaaaaaaatccgcAAGTTTAATTGCCAgactaaataatttttatggaacaacaacaataatttatttggcattttcGTCTTATACTATTTTGTATATGCTCGCAAATAGGAACAGTTTCATACAAATATAAAGCGCCGGCTAtaatatatgttttgtttaattttttatatttcaaatgtgatttcactttttttcttagagtaaaataattaataagtttAACCCTTACCTACAAACGAAGTGAACGCGATTAATgacacaaatatataatatatacaaagtaCTTTGTGAAAGAACTGATAAGACACGAGATAGTTGGAATAAGTATTGTTAATTGATTGTCAAAAGCTCAGTCATATGCATATAACATACTTTATACTTATACttttatgatttataaattatttgaatatgatCTTAAAGCGTAATTCTCAAATGTATATagatattcaaatatttctgctatatcttattatttattttgtatttaacgGAATTCTTTAACAAATCGATAGCAAGTGGTAATAGTTAGGTCATTCTCTCTACTCTCAAAGCTTGTGTGTCAAGTGCGAGTATGTGAATGAATTTCTGGTATGCAATTTTATGAGCACGAACGAATGAATTGGAAATGGAACAACAGATTTCTCAAGGTCCTTGAGGGGgcgcaaattagaaattggAACAATAGGTGAGCGTGGCTGTCATTGAGCTTCGTTTTCATTAAGGAATGTTTAGACGAGTGTTGCATACCAACGTGAAGGcgtgaagatgaagatgaagaaatTGAAAAGGCTGCacgcaaatgaaattgatttttacgAGCTATCTGTGGTTGCCAGGATACCACACAACCGAACTCCATTCATTCTCTCAGCCATCCGCTATAGATCTGTAGTTGAAGTCGAGTTGCTTTGCTCAAGTGGCACTCGAAACGCGCGTCGCgatgaaattgaattgcgaGCAACTTGAGGGGCAAGCCAagagaaaagaagaagagagcCTGCCCCACGCACTTTCTCGCtttctttgttgctgttgctgttggtgaaaatgaaattagaatTGTCAGCGCTGAGTTAAGTGAAGACGCTGTTCGTGTCGCTGACAAGCCGCCAAGTCAAACATTTGCTCCATTTAAATCTAAATGCTCGACTAATGGGTGTGCCATTGTGGCCAAGTTAAAGTCAAGCAACCTTCAACTTGCCATCTCTTTAGCCTCCTTCCCTCATTCTTTCGCTTGGCAGTCTCAAAACTGCGGCGCCAGTTCGCCATAATCTATGTGGCGCCTCGAAGTCTGCAAAATTTTTACTGACAATCAAATGCGCCAAACAAGTGGCTAAAAAAAACTTCTGGCAACGCATCGAAAGCTAAAATACTACACCATACGTCAGCCGAATTGGCAATACTCTGGCTTTTATGTTAGTAACTCAGAGAAACTGTCAAATAACGAAAGTGTATTTGATTTAGGTAacaaatatacttttatttatagaaataataataaatataattttataatattgttcATTTGTTCAAAAAgcgaaaatacattttagtagcgtcaaaagaaatatttgaaatgattatttatcTCGATACCAAATGAGCCTCCGCTTCCGGAAGTGTAGAGTATCGAACTACAATCTCTGTATCTGCAAAgtatcataaatatataagaaatatgttataataattgtagtTACAATGGATGTGAATAATTTTGCTTGGCTTTCCATTTCAATGGTTTTGCCAAAATTTgccacaaaatacacaaactcATTGGAAacgaaaaaaggaaagaatTGAGTATAAATAGCGCATAAAATTGGCGTCAGACATGCCGGCATTAAAGTCGGTCAAGGCagagaaaaagaaagcaagGAAGCAAGAAAGACGTAAGGCGACTTTGAGGAAGCTGCGTGACCAGACGAGGGTAGCTTTGCCGGCAGACATTTGAGTTATGTGACAGTCGGCGACGGCAAAGATGTTAGCGATGCGGATGAAGctggagtcggagttggaAAGACAAGCTATAGGATCTACTGTAGTGGCTTGTTTGACTGGTTGGTGGCTGCTTATTAGTTtgtattgcatactttaagAGTTTTGGGGGAGTCGATTGTCTGGATATTTATGAGGAAAAATGCCAAAGAGCTGGAGAAAGTTATTCTCTCTCTGATGGGGGGTTATCAATGCTGATGTGTCACTTAACCAGGGTTAATgctgtggtgtgtgtgtgtgtgtgtgtgtatttgttctCCTTTTCCTTCTCGTCTTACGCTGTCATCAATCAGACTTTGACAAGTGCTTTGACTGTGGTATTTAAACGCTGACTTTAAACCACAATCAGTTTAATAAATGAAGAAATCAAATTGATGCCCGTTACCTGCCCGTCATTGACTTTAAATGTCCCCTGAGTTTGCTATCAGCacttaataaaattgaattcaatttcaatttctctctgtctctgtttctttGTGACATTTTGCCACCCCAAGGCGGCATCCGCAAAATGCCTTTGGGAAAACAACGTGCACAACAAGACAGAATTTGGGGGAGAATTTGTTGCTCTTAACAAgctgaaaatatttgtgtattcaCGCCCCCCGAATACCATTGCTGCTCACCTGTTGCTGACCAACCAACTAATTGGCATGAGTTATGCGTCTTCACTTTGTCTTGCTTTGCAGCCTGAAGCCAAATATGGAAAAGTTTGAGATCTCCCAGGGCTACCATGGCGGTCACGGTGGCTACGAGGAAATGGAGGGCGGCGAACGCGAGGGACGAGGCCCCGGCGGCGGACATGCCTATGACGACGATGGACCCGAGTCGCCCGCCTCCTTCGAGGAGATCGAAAGGCCGCCGTTACGCAAGATCGACAAGTACTGCAAGGCCGAGTGTCCTTGCATGCCAGCCCGATACACCATCGCCACAATGGCCTGTGTGGGATTCATGATTGCCTTCGGCATGCGCTGCAATATGTCGGCAGCGAAGCTCAAAGGCGAGCACAATGGGGTGAGTAAGCGACAGAATGTCTACTCCTTGAATATACTTTCATATCTCACTGAAGCGACACTCTAACGCATATAGAGTAGCACATGTCAAAGAGATTTGATCTGTTTGAGAACTTTCTAGTActcaaatatacataattctGATCTCAACAGTCTCAAATTTGAAACTTGAAGTCACAGATAAATGGCGTCTAACCTTAATATCCTTGTTTCTCATCCCATTTAAGGCCATTAGCGAGAtatttattcctttttttacTATGTACTTTACTTTTCACGCTGACAAGTTCGTTTAATTTGCCTCATTTGATAGCAGCTGTTGTCAATTAGAGTACACATGTTCATATCACTCAAAAGTCACACACAATGCCACGCCCATAATCATACACACACGCCCAGCCATGTGCACACTCTCTAACatactctcacacacattcgcaaACATTCGCATACATTGAAAGTACCACAGAAAATTTTATCCGCTCGTTAATAAAGCCTCGCGGCAGTTTTTAATGATGTCGACTCTTGCTTTTCCGCCTCCCCTTTTTCGACTCTTTCCCCCTCTGCTGCACTTGCACAGACTGTCTTTATGAACTGGACGGTGGCGGTGGAGAGCCATGTGGACTCCTCGTTCTTTTGGGGCTATCTGATTACGCAAATACCCGGCGGTTTTATTGCATCCAAATTTCCAGCGAACAAAATCTTTGGCCTGTCGATTGTCAGCTCTGCATCGCTGCATCTGATTGTGCCCTTTGCCATGACATTGATGCACGGCCATGTGGTGATTTGTGTGCGCGTGCTGCAAGGACTCTTTGAGGTATGTAAGACACAAGCAAATCATATCGAATTCGATTTCAGATCAAAGCCAAGGATTACACATGCTttcaaagagagaaaaaagagtgggggaaaaaaaaagactgttagtctctctccctttctggGGGTGAAAGGATTTCGctttatgaaaatgaaatgaaaacatgtCCTAAGCcagcacaaataaataacaaaagcatttattttaatgcgaTTTCTTTGTGTGCTATCTTTTTGGCAATCTTTCTGAGCCATCTTTACATCTTCATAGGGCGTCACATATCCGGCCTGCCACGGCATCTGGCGCTTCTGGGCGCCGCCCATGGAACGCTCCCGTCTCGCCACCTTGGCCTTCTCGGGCTCGTATGCTGGCGTGGTTGTTGGACTGCCGCTCTCTGGGCTGCTCGCTGATGCCGTCGGCTATCAGGCACCGTTTTATGCATATGGCTGCTTCGGCATCATTTGGTATTTGTTCTGGATCTGGTTGTGTTTCGAGAATCCACGCAAGCATCCCGCCATCAGCATACCCGAGCTGAAGTACATTGAGAAATCGCTTGGCGAATCAGCGCATCCCACAATGCCATCGATTAAGACGACACCGTGGCGTCAGATGCTGCGTTCCATGCCCGTTTATGCCATTATTGTGGCCAACTTTTGTCGCTCCTGGAACTTTTATTTGCTCGTCCTGTTCCAGTCGTCGTTCCTCAAGCACAAGTTCGGCTTTAAAGTGGAGGAAGCGGGCTTTGTGGGTTCGCTGCCTCACTTGATCATGACTACGATTGTGCCCTTTGGCGGCATGCTGGCGGATCATCTGCGCAAGAATGGCATTCTATCCACGACCAATGTGCGCAAACTGTTCAACTGCGGCGGCTTTGGCATGGAGGGACTCTTCTTTCTGTTCGTCGCACATTCCTCAACGGCGGTGAGTTCAAACTCTGGATTAAACATTTAGAAAACACTTCATCGTGTTTGCTTTATTCCCTGACAGACAGGTGCCATGTTTGCACTGACTTGTGGCGTCGCTTTCAGTGGCTTTGCCATCTCGGGCTACAATGTGAATCACTTGGACATTGCGCCACGCTATGCCAGTATACTGATGGGTCTCTCCAATGGCATTGGCACACTGGCCGGCATCATAGTGCCCTACGCACTGGACGGTCTTATTCAGAGAAATGTAAGCTAAGCTTGTGAAACATATTTCAGTTTCTATTTGCTTAAAGCCACCTTCTTTTAGCCCACTGGCTGCTGGACCACTGTCTTCACCTTGGCCGCGTGTGTGCATCTGGTTGGCTGCagtttttatggcatttttgCATCGGGCGAACTGCAGCCGTGGGCTGAGCCACCGGCAGAGGAGCAGCAGGTGTGGGCACCTCCGATGGGCGCCATTACCAACGATGATCCCAGCCAGGCGGGCATGATGGGACAGTACATGAAGGAAACGACATTCGTAAGTCACACATCTATCATTATTCCATTAGCCATGATGCTTATCTAGTCGCCACTTTGGCAGGGCGCACCCGAGTACACTGAGCAGAGCCAAATGCAGCAATCGAATATGAATGCCATTAGCTATGGCGCCACCGGACACGTGGCCAACAATCCATTTGCCATGGCGGCAACGGCGCCAACCGCGATGGAGATGCCACCGTCAGCACAATACGGCGATGCCGGCAGCGGCTATGACTACACGCAATCACAgggacaacaacagccagcCACGAATATGTATCCTAATATACCCACTAACGactatcaacagcagcagtaaatgGCTAATCAGAATGTTAAACTAGCTTTTAGTTGTAGTCGAAAACTCGTTTgccgtttgcgtttgcgtttctCGTTTATTGTTTGTTCCCGCTGAGTTGGCGTTGAATTGGATTACATATAAGCTAAAGCAcatatatcgaatatatatatatgatagtTGTATTAACTGATTGACCATTAACTGTTCAGCGATAACGAATTTCTATACAACAACACGACAGACGACACTAACACAATGAAACTATGTACCTAACAGAGCAActaatacatacacacacaactaaCACACACGGACACTTGGCGCAGCACAGAAATAAAactatagcatacttttaagcgccGCTTCAGCGAACTTCTATTTACAAGCTCCAACTGCAAAGCACTCACACATACTCTCACAAATACAGATGACAAGTTGATACTTAGGAATATTTGAAAGGAAACATTTGTGTATATCATTAAGACATAATCCAGGCACGCCGCACGTCTCAAACCGTTAcgaatattattacaaataataataaatcaaattctatatatattacaataactattattattattattatgattattatagcaaaagataaatgaaattgttgttaactTTGCCAGTTGCACATAAACTGCAAGTTTTATTACCGTTGATGATATTCTACTgtatatgaaaagaaaacacttGGCTCTAAATGTCATTCGTGTCTAAGTggataaatcaattttaatcaaaactacactaaaaaattaaaaaaaaacacacattaCTATAATAAGCAATTGTTGATGTTCGGCACGAAtgataaacattaaaattccatttaaacgatatataaaatatatttaaatttacttatagGTGTACTTACTAATCagatatacataatatataaactaCAATTATGCGatttcagttgagttcagttgtTTGGTGATCTTATCTGTATGCATTGGTTTTAGTACAACTTGAGCAAGGCATGATAAAGGTACTCAAACTAGACTAGACCATGACTAAGTAGTTAGATGTAGGCGCCAATAACCTCAGAATTGGTCTTCAGATTTATCTTCtacattttgccattttaactaaataacaaataacaccAAAGAGTTTGTAAAGGGcttaacttaaaaatatatattttttcattttacctTACTATTGCACAATTTCCATTAAATAAAGAGCacgttttatttaattactttaaataaataaaatctttttaaaattgtgaatttgtcctcttaaatttcttttattttattttaatttt comes from the Drosophila sulfurigaster albostrigata strain 15112-1811.04 chromosome 2L, ASM2355843v2, whole genome shotgun sequence genome and includes:
- the LOC133841729 gene encoding vesicular glutamate transporter 1 isoform X2, which codes for MGDTNKNTILKPNMEKFEISQGYHGGHGGYEEMEGGEREGRGPGGGHAYDDDGPESPASFEEIERPPLRKIDKYCKAECPCMPARYTIATMACVGFMIAFGMRCNMSAAKLKGEHNGTVFMNWTVAVESHVDSSFFWGYLITQIPGGFIASKFPANKIFGLSIVSSASLHLIVPFAMTLMHGHVVICVRVLQGLFEGVTYPACHGIWRFWAPPMERSRLATLAFSGSYAGVVVGLPLSGLLADAVGYQAPFYAYGCFGIIWYLFWIWLCFENPRKHPAISIPELKYIEKSLGESAHPTMPSIKTTPWRQMLRSMPVYAIIVANFCRSWNFYLLVLFQSSFLKHKFGFKVEEAGFVGSLPHLIMTTIVPFGGMLADHLRKNGILSTTNVRKLFNCGGFGMEGLFFLFVAHSSTATGAMFALTCGVAFSGFAISGYNVNHLDIAPRYASILMGLSNGIGTLAGIIVPYALDGLIQRNPTGCWTTVFTLAACVHLVGCSFYGIFASGELQPWAEPPAEEQQVWAPPMGAITNDDPSQAGMMGQYMKETTFGAPEYTEQSQMQQSNMNAISYGATGHVANNPFAMAATAPTAMEMPPSAQYGDAGSGYDYTQSQGQQQPATNMYPNIPTNDYQQQQ
- the LOC133841729 gene encoding vesicular glutamate transporter 1 isoform X3, yielding MKGLTAFKDKAGGVFSGLKPNMEKFEISQGYHGGHGGYEEMEGGEREGRGPGGGHAYDDDGPESPASFEEIERPPLRKIDKYCKAECPCMPARYTIATMACVGFMIAFGMRCNMSAAKLKGEHNGGVTYPACHGIWRFWAPPMERSRLATLAFSGSYAGVVVGLPLSGLLADAVGYQAPFYAYGCFGIIWYLFWIWLCFENPRKHPAISIPELKYIEKSLGESAHPTMPSIKTTPWRQMLRSMPVYAIIVANFCRSWNFYLLVLFQSSFLKHKFGFKVEEAGFVGSLPHLIMTTIVPFGGMLADHLRKNGILSTTNVRKLFNCGGFGMEGLFFLFVAHSSTATGAMFALTCGVAFSGFAISGYNVNHLDIAPRYASILMGLSNGIGTLAGIIVPYALDGLIQRNPTGCWTTVFTLAACVHLVGCSFYGIFASGELQPWAEPPAEEQQVWAPPMGAITNDDPSQAGMMGQYMKETTFGAPEYTEQSQMQQSNMNAISYGATGHVANNPFAMAATAPTAMEMPPSAQYGDAGSGYDYTQSQGQQQPATNMYPNIPTNDYQQQQ
- the LOC133841729 gene encoding vesicular glutamate transporter 1 isoform X1, with translation MKGLTAFKDKAGGVFSGLKPNMEKFEISQGYHGGHGGYEEMEGGEREGRGPGGGHAYDDDGPESPASFEEIERPPLRKIDKYCKAECPCMPARYTIATMACVGFMIAFGMRCNMSAAKLKGEHNGTVFMNWTVAVESHVDSSFFWGYLITQIPGGFIASKFPANKIFGLSIVSSASLHLIVPFAMTLMHGHVVICVRVLQGLFEGVTYPACHGIWRFWAPPMERSRLATLAFSGSYAGVVVGLPLSGLLADAVGYQAPFYAYGCFGIIWYLFWIWLCFENPRKHPAISIPELKYIEKSLGESAHPTMPSIKTTPWRQMLRSMPVYAIIVANFCRSWNFYLLVLFQSSFLKHKFGFKVEEAGFVGSLPHLIMTTIVPFGGMLADHLRKNGILSTTNVRKLFNCGGFGMEGLFFLFVAHSSTATGAMFALTCGVAFSGFAISGYNVNHLDIAPRYASILMGLSNGIGTLAGIIVPYALDGLIQRNPTGCWTTVFTLAACVHLVGCSFYGIFASGELQPWAEPPAEEQQVWAPPMGAITNDDPSQAGMMGQYMKETTFGAPEYTEQSQMQQSNMNAISYGATGHVANNPFAMAATAPTAMEMPPSAQYGDAGSGYDYTQSQGQQQPATNMYPNIPTNDYQQQQ